A DNA window from Vigna unguiculata cultivar IT97K-499-35 chromosome 10, ASM411807v1, whole genome shotgun sequence contains the following coding sequences:
- the LOC114165319 gene encoding uncharacterized protein LOC114165319 has protein sequence MYTPLVVAWAKILQEVFSADSLPASRKKPLPPDADGSKHCQYHRTIGHTTEECHTLRDKIEELIRQGHLKNYIQQDRPQRSPVRNRSPVRRQALTRWEKRREPKPERRRREPSRTHRSPRRSRSRSRDKPLRGYINTIFGGFAGGGSSSSARNRHVRALKSVHLVEKKVRLMPPITFTNEDFKAPDPDHDDPMVISIEAAEYGIGRVLVD, from the coding sequence ATGTATACCCCCCTGGTCGTTGCCTGGGCGAAGATCCTACAGGAGGTCTTTAGCGCCGACTCACTTCCCGCGTCCAGGAAGAAGCCCCTACCTCCCGACGCCGATGGCAGCAAGCACTGTCAATACCATCGGACGATCGGCCACACCACTGAAGAATGCCACACGCTTCGCGACAAGATTGAGGAGCTAATTCGACAAGGGCACTTGAAGAATTACATTCAACAAGATCGCCCCCAACGAAGCCCGGTCAGAAACAGAAGCCCCGTACGGAGGCAAGCCTTGACCAGATGGGAGAAGCGGAGAGAGCCAAAGCCCGAGAGGCGAAGGAGGGAACCGTCTAGGACCCACCGAAGCCCGAGGAGGAGTCGTAGCCGGAGCAGGGACAAACCCCTGAGGGGTTATATCAATACCATCTTCGGAGGATTCGCTGGAGGAGGATCGAGCTCTTCCGCTCGGAATAGGCACGTTCGGGCGCTCAAATCAGTTCATCTGGTAGAGAAGAAGGTGCGGTTGATGCCTCCCATCACTTTTACTAACGAGGACTTCAAGGCACCTGATCCCGATCATGATGATCCTATGGTCATCTCCATTGAGGCAGCCGAATATGGAATTGGAAGGGTGCTGGTGGACTAG